A region from the Mycolicibacterium phlei genome encodes:
- a CDS encoding glycoside hydrolase family 13 protein has protein sequence MRNPSSGPWWANAVFYQVYPRSFCDSGGDGVGDLDGVTSRLDYLKSLGVEAIWLNPVMVSPMRDHGYDVADPRDIDLLFGDLAALDRLVTAAHARDIKVTMDLVPNHTSSAHPWFQAALAAPPGSPERGRYIFRDGAGPDGSRPPNNWLSIFGGPAWTRVTDPDGTPGQWYLHLFDASQPDLNWENPEVLADLEVTLRFWLDRGVDGFRIDVAHGMAKPPGLPDMPVTKPELLLAEMDDDPRFNNDGVHDIHRAIRRVLDDYPNAVAIGEVWVYDNEQFARYLRPDELHLGFNFRLVRAEFDALDVRAAIENAVAAVELVDAVPTWTLANHDVERPPTRYGGGLTGLARARAMALVMLALPGPVFIYNGEELGLPNVDDLPDEALQDPVWERSGHTRRGRDGCRIPIPWSGDEPPFGFSTNPHTWLPMPPAWTDLTVERQSADPSSTLALYRRAIEISCRRAEFSGSTVEWLDSPTDALVFRRGGLVCVLNAGAAPIPLPEGEVLLTSDPVADGALPPDTAAWLA, from the coding sequence GTGAGGAATCCCAGCAGCGGGCCGTGGTGGGCGAACGCGGTCTTCTACCAGGTGTATCCACGGTCGTTCTGCGACAGCGGCGGCGACGGCGTCGGGGACCTCGACGGCGTGACGTCTCGCCTTGACTACCTGAAATCCCTTGGTGTGGAGGCGATCTGGCTCAACCCGGTGATGGTCTCGCCGATGCGCGACCACGGTTACGACGTCGCCGATCCGCGCGACATCGACCTGCTGTTCGGCGACCTGGCCGCGCTGGACCGGCTCGTCACGGCCGCACACGCCCGCGACATCAAGGTGACGATGGACCTGGTGCCCAACCACACCAGCTCCGCACATCCCTGGTTTCAGGCGGCGCTCGCGGCCCCACCGGGTTCCCCCGAGCGTGGCCGCTACATCTTCCGAGACGGCGCCGGCCCGGACGGTTCGCGACCGCCCAACAACTGGCTGTCGATCTTCGGCGGACCCGCCTGGACCCGCGTCACCGACCCCGACGGCACGCCCGGCCAGTGGTACCTGCACCTGTTCGACGCCTCCCAGCCCGACTTGAACTGGGAGAACCCGGAGGTGCTCGCCGACCTCGAGGTCACGCTGCGGTTCTGGCTCGACCGTGGCGTCGACGGGTTCCGCATCGACGTCGCGCACGGGATGGCCAAACCGCCGGGTCTGCCGGACATGCCGGTGACCAAGCCCGAGCTGCTGCTCGCCGAGATGGACGACGACCCCCGGTTCAACAACGACGGCGTCCACGACATCCACCGCGCCATCCGCCGGGTACTCGACGACTACCCGAATGCCGTTGCCATCGGCGAGGTCTGGGTCTACGACAACGAGCAGTTCGCACGCTACCTGCGCCCCGACGAGCTGCACCTCGGCTTCAACTTCCGGCTGGTGCGCGCCGAGTTCGACGCGCTCGACGTCCGAGCGGCGATCGAAAACGCCGTCGCCGCTGTCGAACTCGTGGACGCCGTGCCCACCTGGACGTTGGCCAATCACGACGTGGAACGCCCGCCCACCCGGTACGGCGGCGGCCTGACCGGACTGGCGCGGGCTCGGGCGATGGCGCTGGTGATGCTCGCGCTGCCCGGGCCGGTGTTCATCTACAACGGCGAGGAACTCGGACTGCCGAACGTCGACGACCTACCCGATGAGGCCCTGCAGGACCCGGTCTGGGAACGCTCGGGCCACACCCGCCGCGGCCGCGACGGCTGCCGCATCCCGATCCCGTGGTCGGGCGACGAGCCGCCGTTCGGGTTCTCCACCAACCCGCACACCTGGCTGCCGATGCCGCCCGCGTGGACGGACCTGACGGTCGAGAGACAGTCCGCCGATCCGTCGTCGACGCTGGCGCTCTACCGGCGCGCCATCGAAATCAGCTGCAGGCGTGCCGAATTCAGCGGGTCGACGGTCGAGTGGCTGGACTCCCCCACTGACGCCCTGGTGTTCCGCCGCGGCGGTCTGGTGTGCGTGCTCAACGCCGGCGCCGCGCCGATCCCGCTGCCCGAGGGCGAGGTCCTGCTGACCAGCGACCCCGTCGCCGACGGCGCCCTGCCACCCGACACCGCCGCCTGGCTGGCCTGA
- a CDS encoding acyl-CoA thioesterase: MYQHINHATMVTILEEARIPFLREPFGPEIETIGLLIADVKISYKAQLRLVDSPLQVTMWTTRVRSVDFTIGYEVRSVNAAPDSKPAVIAETQLATVHIKEQRLHRISEQQREYLQRWLR, translated from the coding sequence ATGTACCAGCACATCAACCACGCCACGATGGTGACGATCCTCGAGGAGGCCCGGATCCCGTTCCTGCGGGAGCCGTTCGGTCCGGAGATCGAGACCATCGGGCTGCTCATCGCCGACGTGAAGATCTCCTACAAGGCGCAGCTGCGGCTGGTGGACTCGCCGCTGCAGGTGACGATGTGGACCACCCGGGTGCGTTCGGTCGACTTCACCATCGGTTACGAGGTGCGGTCGGTGAACGCGGCGCCGGACTCCAAGCCCGCGGTGATCGCCGAGACACAACTGGCCACGGTGCACATCAAAGAGCAACGGCTACACCGGATTTCCGAGCAGCAGCGGGAATACCTGCAGCGTTGGCTGCGGTGA
- a CDS encoding NAD-glutamate dehydrogenase: MSVDPGSVGGPTRTEAGPVGPVLDDQTTARLTRAYLETYRGPHADAPTADATVTMPLAAAAGRAVTPGLIAAQHRLAAFRPFGDTRVAVYPADDPEGIGPALQIVTDQTAMVMDSVTVLLHRFGVAYTAIMNPVLRVHRARAGELLDATPVADAAGVHDGVDEAWIHVQLAPTYDAAAVRQVVQLLPSVLADARHVALDTEALGAALLGLARDLDTDTGERFRGPDRADVAALLRWLADGHFVLLGYQRCRVHDGHAAVDPASRLGVLRLRQDVLPQLTGDDELLVLAQATIPSYLRYGAYPYIVVVREQHPDDAVEHRFVGLFTVSAMNANVLEIPLISRQVREALEMSRRDPSHPGQLLLDIIQTIPRSELFALSARDLLDMVKAVVDLGSRRRTLLFMRADSLAHFVSCLVYLPRDRYTTGVRLEMQDILVRELGGESIEYTARVSESPWAVVHFTVRMPDGTRARDIDLSETNESRIQDLLTEAARTWGDRLIGAVKTGAIGQRTAQHYATAFPETYKQAVAPSDAIAHIAIIEKLQQGSIRPVLVDLEEGTAQLTLFLGGHSASLSDLLPMLQSMGVVVLEERPFTVTRPDGLCVSIYQFKISPHQSIPRITSAEERDATSARFADALTAIWQGRAEIDRFNELVMRAGLDWQQVAVLRAYAKYLRQAGFPYSQAHIETVLNDNATTARSLVELFEALFHPDDGDGAKRRDAQAAAAAVTADIDALVSLDTDRVLRAFASMIQATLRTNYFVTREGSARRRDVLSFKLDPGLIDELPLPRPKFEIFVYSPRVEGVHLRFGYVARGGLRWSDRREDFRTEILGLVKAQAVKNAVIVPVGAKGGFVVKQPPAPTGDPAADRDTQRAEGVACYRLFIAGLLDVTDNVDKATGKVVPPPGAVRRDGDDAYLVVAADKGTATFSDIANEVAQSYGFWLGDAFASGGSVGYDHKAMGITAKGAWESVKRHFREMGIDTQTQDFTVVGIGDMSGDVFGNGMLLSKHIRLIAAFDHRHIFLDPDPDAARSWEERKRLFELPRSSWEDYDTSLISAGGGVYSRQHKAIPISPQVRAALGIDDDVDELTPPTLIKAILRAPVDLLWNGGIGTYIKAETESDADVGDRANDPVRVNGNQVRAKVIGEGGNLGVTAKGRIEYNLAGGRINTDALDNSAGVDCSDHEVNIKILIDSLVTAGKVRPEERTDLLLSMTDEVGRLVLRDNEDQNDLMGTSRANAASLLQVHARMIRELVSERGLNRDLEALPSDKEIERRAELGIGLTSPELATLMAHVKLALKADVLASDLPDQEVFASRLPAYFPAKLREQFGAEIRSHQLRREIVTTMLVNDLVDTCGISYAYRITEDAGVGYVDAVRSYAAADAIFGINEVRQRIRRVGAEGAAPTAVTDRMTLDLRRLVDRAGRWLLNYRPQPLAVGAEINRFAAKVSALAPRISEWLRGDDAAIVGKEAAEFSSRGVPADLAYTVATGLYQFSFLDVIDIADIVDREPAEVADTYFALMDYLKADTLLTAVSRLERDDRWHSLARLAIRDDIYGSLRALCMDVLAVGEPDETGEEKIAEWEATNSSRVSRAHRTLTEIYDSEEHDLATLSVAARQIRSMTRTSGLGTSR; encoded by the coding sequence ATGTCGGTTGATCCGGGATCTGTCGGGGGACCAACGAGGACGGAGGCCGGTCCGGTCGGGCCGGTACTCGATGACCAGACCACGGCACGCCTGACGCGTGCCTATCTGGAGACCTATCGGGGTCCGCACGCCGACGCGCCCACCGCCGACGCCACGGTCACGATGCCGTTGGCCGCGGCGGCGGGCCGGGCGGTCACGCCGGGGCTGATCGCCGCGCAGCACAGGCTCGCCGCGTTCCGCCCGTTCGGCGACACCCGGGTGGCGGTGTACCCCGCCGACGACCCGGAAGGCATCGGCCCCGCCCTGCAGATCGTCACCGACCAGACCGCGATGGTGATGGACTCGGTGACGGTGCTGCTGCACCGGTTCGGGGTGGCCTACACCGCGATCATGAACCCGGTGCTGCGCGTGCACCGGGCGCGGGCCGGCGAGCTGCTCGACGCCACCCCGGTCGCCGACGCCGCCGGGGTACACGACGGGGTCGACGAGGCCTGGATCCACGTGCAGCTGGCGCCCACCTACGACGCCGCGGCGGTGCGCCAGGTGGTGCAGCTGCTGCCCAGCGTGCTCGCCGACGCCCGCCACGTCGCCCTGGACACCGAGGCGCTGGGGGCGGCGCTGCTCGGGCTGGCCCGTGACCTCGACACCGACACCGGGGAGCGGTTCCGCGGCCCGGACCGCGCCGACGTCGCCGCGCTGCTGCGCTGGCTGGCCGACGGGCACTTCGTGCTGCTCGGCTACCAGCGCTGCCGGGTGCACGACGGCCACGCCGCGGTGGACCCGGCCAGCCGGCTCGGCGTGCTGCGGCTGCGCCAGGACGTGCTGCCCCAGCTCACCGGCGACGACGAACTGCTGGTGCTGGCGCAGGCCACCATCCCGAGCTACCTGCGCTACGGCGCCTACCCGTACATCGTCGTGGTACGTGAGCAGCACCCCGACGACGCGGTCGAGCACCGCTTCGTCGGGTTGTTCACGGTGTCGGCGATGAACGCCAACGTGCTTGAGATCCCGCTGATCTCACGGCAGGTGCGGGAGGCGCTGGAGATGTCGCGGCGCGACCCCAGCCACCCGGGCCAACTGCTGCTCGACATCATCCAGACCATCCCGCGCTCGGAACTGTTCGCGCTGTCGGCGCGCGACCTGCTCGACATGGTCAAGGCCGTGGTCGACCTGGGCTCGCGCCGGCGCACCCTGCTGTTCATGCGCGCCGACTCGCTGGCACACTTCGTGTCCTGCCTGGTGTACCTGCCGCGTGACCGCTACACCACCGGGGTGCGGCTGGAGATGCAGGACATCCTGGTGCGCGAACTCGGCGGCGAGAGCATCGAGTACACCGCGCGGGTCAGCGAATCACCCTGGGCCGTCGTGCACTTCACCGTGCGCATGCCCGACGGCACCCGGGCCCGCGACATCGACCTCAGCGAGACCAACGAGTCACGGATCCAGGACCTGCTCACCGAGGCCGCACGCACCTGGGGCGACCGGCTGATCGGTGCGGTCAAGACCGGGGCCATCGGCCAGCGCACCGCCCAGCACTACGCGACGGCGTTCCCGGAGACCTACAAGCAGGCCGTCGCCCCGTCGGACGCCATCGCCCACATCGCGATCATCGAAAAGCTGCAACAGGGTTCGATAAGACCCGTCCTCGTCGACCTCGAGGAGGGCACCGCACAGCTGACCCTGTTCCTGGGCGGGCACTCGGCGTCGCTGAGCGACCTGCTGCCGATGCTGCAGTCGATGGGCGTCGTGGTGCTCGAGGAACGCCCGTTCACGGTGACCCGACCCGACGGGCTGTGCGTGTCGATCTACCAGTTCAAGATCTCACCGCACCAGTCGATCCCGCGGATCACCTCCGCCGAGGAACGCGACGCCACGTCGGCACGGTTCGCCGACGCGCTGACCGCGATCTGGCAGGGCCGCGCCGAGATCGACCGGTTCAACGAGCTGGTGATGCGCGCCGGACTGGACTGGCAGCAGGTGGCGGTGCTGCGCGCCTACGCGAAATACCTGCGCCAGGCCGGATTCCCGTACAGCCAGGCGCACATCGAGACGGTGCTCAACGACAACGCTACGACGGCGCGGTCGCTGGTCGAACTGTTCGAAGCGTTGTTCCACCCCGACGACGGCGACGGCGCCAAGCGACGCGACGCCCAGGCCGCCGCGGCCGCGGTGACCGCCGACATCGACGCGCTGGTCAGCCTCGATACCGACCGGGTGTTACGGGCGTTCGCGTCGATGATCCAGGCCACGCTGCGCACCAACTACTTCGTCACCCGCGAGGGCTCCGCGCGCCGCCGGGATGTGCTGTCGTTCAAGCTCGATCCCGGTCTGATCGACGAACTGCCGTTGCCGCGACCGAAGTTCGAGATCTTCGTGTACTCCCCGCGGGTGGAGGGTGTGCACCTGCGGTTCGGCTACGTCGCCCGCGGCGGCCTGCGCTGGTCGGACCGTCGTGAGGACTTCCGCACCGAGATCCTCGGCCTGGTCAAGGCGCAGGCGGTCAAGAACGCGGTGATCGTGCCGGTCGGCGCCAAGGGCGGGTTCGTCGTCAAGCAGCCCCCGGCACCCACCGGCGATCCCGCCGCCGACCGCGACACCCAGCGCGCCGAGGGGGTGGCCTGCTACCGGCTGTTCATCGCCGGTCTGCTCGACGTCACCGACAACGTCGACAAGGCCACCGGCAAGGTGGTGCCGCCGCCGGGTGCGGTGCGCCGCGACGGCGACGACGCCTACCTCGTCGTCGCCGCCGACAAGGGCACCGCGACGTTCTCCGACATCGCCAACGAGGTGGCCCAGTCGTACGGCTTCTGGCTCGGCGACGCGTTCGCCTCCGGCGGCTCGGTCGGCTACGACCACAAGGCGATGGGCATCACCGCCAAGGGGGCGTGGGAGAGCGTCAAGCGGCACTTCCGCGAGATGGGCATCGACACCCAGACCCAGGATTTCACCGTCGTCGGCATCGGCGACATGAGCGGTGACGTGTTCGGTAACGGGATGCTGCTGTCCAAGCACATCCGGCTGATCGCCGCGTTCGACCACCGGCACATCTTCCTGGACCCCGACCCCGACGCCGCTCGGTCGTGGGAGGAACGCAAGCGCCTGTTCGAGCTGCCGCGATCGAGCTGGGAGGACTACGACACCTCGCTGATCAGCGCCGGCGGCGGCGTGTACAGCAGGCAGCACAAGGCGATTCCGATCAGCCCGCAGGTGCGCGCCGCGCTCGGCATCGACGACGACGTCGACGAGCTCACCCCGCCCACGCTGATCAAGGCGATCCTGCGCGCCCCGGTCGACCTGCTGTGGAACGGTGGCATCGGCACCTACATCAAGGCCGAGACCGAATCCGACGCCGACGTCGGCGACCGCGCCAACGACCCGGTACGGGTGAACGGAAACCAGGTGCGCGCCAAGGTGATCGGTGAGGGCGGCAACCTGGGCGTCACCGCCAAGGGTCGCATCGAGTACAACCTGGCCGGTGGCCGCATCAACACCGACGCGCTGGACAACTCCGCAGGGGTGGACTGCTCGGACCACGAGGTCAACATCAAGATCCTGATCGACTCGCTGGTCACCGCGGGCAAGGTCCGTCCTGAGGAGCGCACCGACCTGCTGCTGTCGATGACCGACGAGGTCGGCCGGCTGGTGCTGCGCGACAACGAGGACCAGAACGACCTGATGGGCACCAGCCGCGCCAACGCGGCCAGCCTGCTGCAGGTGCACGCCCGGATGATCCGCGAGCTGGTCAGCGAACGCGGGCTCAACCGGGACCTGGAGGCGCTGCCGTCGGACAAGGAGATCGAGCGTCGCGCCGAGCTCGGGATCGGGCTGACCTCACCGGAACTGGCGACGCTGATGGCCCACGTCAAGCTCGCGCTGAAGGCCGACGTGCTGGCCAGCGACCTGCCCGACCAGGAGGTGTTCGCGTCCCGGCTGCCGGCGTACTTCCCGGCCAAGCTGCGCGAGCAGTTCGGCGCCGAGATCCGGTCGCATCAGCTGCGCCGCGAGATCGTCACCACCATGCTGGTCAACGACCTCGTCGACACCTGCGGTATCTCGTACGCGTACCGCATCACCGAGGACGCCGGCGTCGGCTACGTCGACGCGGTGCGCAGCTACGCGGCGGCCGACGCGATCTTCGGGATCAACGAGGTGCGGCAGCGGATCCGGCGGGTGGGCGCCGAGGGGGCCGCCCCGACGGCCGTGACCGACCGGATGACACTGGACCTGCGGCGCCTGGTCGACCGCGCCGGCCGCTGGCTGCTGAACTACCGGCCGCAGCCGCTGGCGGTGGGCGCGGAGATCAACCGGTTCGCGGCGAAGGTGTCGGCGCTGGCGCCGCGGATCTCGGAGTGGCTGCGCGGCGACGACGCCGCGATCGTCGGCAAGGAGGCCGCCGAGTTCTCCTCGCGCGGGGTGCCCGCCGACCTGGCGTACACGGTCGCGACCGGCCTGTACCAGTTCAGCTTCCTCGACGTCATCGACATCGCCGACATCGTCGACCGTGAGCCCGCCGAGGTCGCCGACACCTACTTCGCGCTCATGGACTATCTCAAGGCCGATACACTGCTGACCGCGGTGTCGCGGCTGGAGCGCGACGACCGATGGCACTCGTTGGCGCGGTTGGCCATTCGTGACGACATCTACGGGTCGTTGCGGGCACTGTGCATGGACGTTCTCGCCGTCGGTGAACCGGACGAGACAGGTGAGGAGAAGATCGCCGAGTGGGAGGCCACCAACAGCTCACGGGTGAGCCGCGCCCACCGCACCCTCACCGAGATCTACGACAGTGAGGAACACGACCTGGCGACGCTGTCGGTGGCGGCGCGTCAGATCCGCAGTATGACGCGAACAAGTGGATTGGGGACATCTCGGTGA
- the ettA gene encoding energy-dependent translational throttle protein EttA, giving the protein MAEFIYTMRKVRKAHGDKVILDDVSLNFLPGAKIGVVGPNGAGKSSVLRIMAGLDQPNNGEAFLQPGATVGILQQEPPLDETKTVRENVEAGVAIKAKLNRYNEVAELMATDYSDELMEEMGKLQEELDAADAWDIDSQLEQAMDALRCPPPDEPVTHLSGGERRRVALCKLLLSKPDLLLLDEPTNHLDAESVQWLEQHLAEYKGAILAVTHDRYFLDNVAEWILELDRGRAYPYEGNYSTYLEKKAERLEVQGKKDQKLQKRLKEELAWVRSGAKARQAKSKARLQRYEEMAAEAEKTRKLDFEEIQIPTPPRLGNVVVEVEHLDKGFNGRQLIKDLSFTLPRNGIVGVIGPNGVGKTTLFKTIVGLEQPDSGTVRIGETVKLSYVDQNRAGIDPKKTVWEVVSDGLDYIEVGQNEIPSRAYVSAFGFKGPDQQKPAGVLSGGERNRLNLALTLKEGGNLILLDEPTNDLDVETLGSLENALENFPGCAVVISHDRWFLDRTCTHILAWEGDDDNPAKWFWFEGNFGAYEQNKVERLGAEAARPHRVTYRKLTRD; this is encoded by the coding sequence ATGGCCGAATTCATCTACACGATGCGGAAGGTCCGCAAGGCGCACGGCGACAAGGTCATCCTCGACGACGTCAGCCTGAACTTCCTTCCGGGCGCGAAGATCGGCGTCGTCGGTCCCAACGGGGCCGGCAAGTCGAGCGTCTTGCGGATCATGGCCGGACTGGACCAGCCCAACAACGGTGAGGCGTTCCTGCAGCCCGGCGCGACGGTCGGCATCCTGCAGCAGGAGCCGCCGCTGGACGAGACCAAGACCGTCCGCGAGAACGTCGAGGCCGGCGTGGCCATCAAGGCCAAGCTCAACCGGTACAACGAGGTGGCCGAGCTGATGGCCACCGACTACTCCGACGAGCTCATGGAGGAGATGGGCAAGCTCCAGGAGGAGCTCGACGCGGCCGACGCCTGGGACATCGACTCCCAGCTCGAGCAGGCCATGGACGCGCTGCGCTGCCCGCCGCCCGACGAGCCGGTCACCCACCTGTCCGGTGGTGAGCGCCGCCGCGTGGCGCTGTGCAAGCTGCTGTTGTCCAAGCCCGACCTGCTGCTGCTCGACGAGCCCACCAACCACCTCGACGCCGAGAGCGTGCAGTGGCTCGAGCAGCACCTCGCCGAGTACAAGGGCGCGATCCTGGCGGTCACCCACGACCGGTACTTCCTGGACAACGTCGCCGAGTGGATCCTCGAACTCGACCGCGGCCGCGCCTACCCCTACGAGGGCAACTACTCGACCTATCTGGAGAAGAAGGCCGAGCGCCTCGAGGTGCAGGGCAAGAAGGACCAGAAGCTGCAGAAGCGGCTGAAGGAGGAGTTGGCCTGGGTGCGTTCGGGCGCTAAGGCCCGGCAGGCCAAGAGCAAGGCCCGCCTGCAGCGCTACGAGGAGATGGCCGCCGAGGCGGAGAAGACCCGCAAGCTCGACTTCGAGGAGATCCAGATCCCCACGCCGCCGCGACTGGGCAACGTGGTGGTCGAGGTCGAGCACCTCGACAAGGGCTTCAACGGCCGCCAGCTGATCAAGGACCTGTCGTTCACGCTGCCGCGCAACGGCATCGTCGGCGTCATCGGCCCCAACGGCGTCGGCAAGACCACGCTGTTCAAGACCATCGTCGGCCTGGAGCAGCCCGACAGCGGCACCGTGCGCATCGGCGAGACGGTCAAGCTGAGCTACGTCGACCAGAACCGCGCCGGCATCGACCCGAAGAAGACGGTGTGGGAGGTGGTCTCCGACGGGCTGGACTACATCGAGGTCGGCCAGAACGAGATCCCGTCGCGCGCCTACGTGTCGGCGTTCGGCTTCAAGGGCCCGGATCAGCAGAAGCCGGCCGGCGTGCTCTCCGGTGGTGAGCGCAACCGGCTGAACCTGGCGCTGACCCTCAAGGAGGGCGGCAACCTGATCCTGCTCGACGAGCCGACCAACGACCTGGACGTCGAGACCCTCGGGTCGCTGGAGAACGCGCTGGAGAACTTCCCCGGCTGCGCCGTGGTCATCAGCCACGACCGCTGGTTCCTGGACCGCACCTGCACGCACATCCTGGCGTGGGAGGGCGACGACGACAATCCGGCGAAGTGGTTCTGGTTCGAGGGCAACTTCGGGGCCTACGAGCAGAACAAGGTCGAGCGGCTCGGCGCCGAGGCGGCCCGGCCGCACCGGGTGACCTACCGCAAGCTCACCCGCGACTGA
- the ssb gene encoding single-stranded DNA-binding protein codes for MFETGITIVGNIVSDPIHRRVGDQEVLRFRLASNSRRRTAEGTWEPGNSLFVTVSCWGRAVANASAALVKGDPVIVIGHVYTSEYEDRDGNRRSSVEVRATSVGPDLNRCGARLVRSRPEDDQAPAPVPDAGDGAEDLDEATDGDTDGGADHVADQSSGALPLTA; via the coding sequence ATGTTCGAGACCGGGATCACCATCGTGGGCAACATCGTGTCCGACCCGATCCACCGGCGGGTGGGCGATCAGGAGGTGCTGCGGTTCCGGCTGGCCAGCAACTCGCGGCGGCGCACCGCCGAGGGAACATGGGAGCCGGGAAATTCGTTGTTCGTCACAGTCAGCTGCTGGGGTCGGGCGGTGGCGAACGCCAGCGCGGCCCTCGTCAAGGGTGACCCCGTCATCGTCATCGGCCACGTCTACACCAGTGAGTACGAGGACCGGGACGGCAACCGGCGCTCCTCGGTCGAGGTGCGGGCCACCTCGGTGGGGCCGGACCTGAACCGCTGCGGCGCCCGCCTGGTGCGGTCCCGCCCGGAGGACGACCAGGCCCCGGCGCCGGTCCCGGATGCCGGGGACGGCGCCGAGGACCTCGACGAGGCCACCGACGGGGACACCGACGGCGGTGCTGATCATGTCGCGGACCAGTCCAGCGGCGCGCTGCCCCTGACGGCCTAG
- a CDS encoding cytochrome c oxidase assembly protein, translated as MTSAAPSVHTTRSGAVWAVLVGVAVLAGAVAAGIAALSLADALIATGLPNPGPVTTYGLPFVRAAGEIAAVVAVGSFLFAAFFTPPQDNGVLDADGYRALRLGTGASAVWTVCAALLVPLTVSDVSGQPLLDNLDPAAIWSAASLVETAGAWRWTAFLAAAVTVASLPVLRWGWTPALLAGSLLTLMPLVLTGHSSSGGDHDLATNSLLYHLVAGALWAGGLLALLVHALRGGGHADLAARRFSKVAFWCFVTMAVSGVINALVRVAPSELLSTEYGWLVVAKTAALVLLGALGWGQRRSGLAALKADPQARGPLIRLALTEAVLFGATFGIAVGLGRTPPPPRPVQPSPVEVAIGYDIAGPPTVTRLLLDWRFDLIFGTAAIVFAVVYLVGVRRLHKRGDTWPVGRTIGWLCGCAALLIATSSGIGRYMPVMFSIHMIGHMFLSMLVPILLALGAPMTLALRVLPPAGRGEPPGPREWILAGLHSWYSRLVTQPVVATVMFVAGFYGLYFGGLFEAAADNHAAHVLMNLHFLMSGYFFYWVVIGIDPSPRQLPQLGKLAMVFASLPLHAFFGVVLMGMQTVLAEPFYRSLQLPWDIDLLDDQKTGGGIAWAAGEFPLVLVMAALLIQWRRNDERTAKRLDRAADRDEDADLAAYNAMLAELARRDAQGRQ; from the coding sequence ATGACCTCTGCGGCGCCGAGCGTGCACACCACCCGCAGCGGTGCGGTGTGGGCGGTGCTCGTCGGTGTGGCGGTGCTGGCCGGTGCCGTCGCCGCGGGGATCGCCGCCCTGTCACTGGCCGACGCGCTGATCGCCACCGGGCTGCCCAACCCCGGTCCGGTGACCACCTACGGGCTGCCGTTCGTGCGGGCTGCCGGGGAGATCGCCGCCGTCGTCGCCGTCGGCTCCTTCCTGTTCGCCGCGTTCTTCACCCCGCCGCAGGACAACGGGGTGCTCGACGCCGACGGCTACCGGGCGCTGCGGCTGGGCACCGGCGCCTCGGCGGTGTGGACGGTGTGCGCGGCGCTGCTGGTGCCGCTGACGGTGTCGGACGTGTCCGGCCAGCCCCTGCTGGACAACCTCGACCCCGCCGCCATCTGGTCGGCCGCCAGCCTGGTCGAGACCGCGGGAGCGTGGCGGTGGACGGCGTTTCTGGCCGCCGCCGTCACCGTGGCCAGCCTGCCGGTGCTGCGGTGGGGGTGGACACCGGCGCTGCTGGCCGGGTCGCTGCTGACGCTGATGCCGCTGGTGCTGACCGGGCACTCCTCCAGCGGCGGCGACCACGACCTGGCCACCAACAGCCTGCTGTACCACCTGGTGGCGGGCGCGTTGTGGGCCGGCGGGCTGCTCGCGCTGCTGGTGCACGCGCTGCGCGGCGGTGGCCACGCCGACCTGGCCGCGCGCCGGTTCTCCAAAGTGGCGTTCTGGTGCTTCGTCACGATGGCGGTCAGCGGGGTGATCAACGCGCTGGTCCGCGTCGCGCCCTCGGAACTGCTGAGCACCGAGTACGGCTGGTTGGTCGTCGCCAAGACCGCCGCGCTGGTGCTGCTCGGCGCGTTGGGCTGGGGTCAGCGCCGCTCCGGGCTGGCCGCGCTGAAGGCCGATCCGCAGGCGCGCGGGCCGTTGATCCGGCTGGCGCTGACCGAGGCGGTGCTGTTCGGCGCGACGTTCGGCATCGCCGTCGGGCTGGGCCGCACCCCGCCACCGCCGCGGCCGGTGCAGCCGAGCCCGGTGGAGGTGGCCATCGGCTACGACATCGCCGGCCCGCCGACCGTGACCCGGCTGCTGCTGGACTGGCGCTTCGACCTGATCTTCGGCACCGCCGCGATCGTGTTCGCGGTCGTGTACCTGGTCGGGGTGCGGCGGCTGCACAAACGCGGCGACACGTGGCCGGTGGGCCGCACCATCGGCTGGCTGTGCGGGTGTGCGGCGCTGCTGATCGCGACGTCGTCGGGCATCGGCCGGTACATGCCGGTGATGTTCTCGATCCACATGATCGGCCACATGTTCCTGTCCATGCTGGTGCCGATCCTGCTGGCACTCGGCGCGCCCATGACGCTGGCGCTGCGGGTGCTGCCGCCCGCCGGCCGCGGTGAGCCGCCCGGGCCGCGGGAGTGGATCCTGGCGGGTCTGCACTCCTGGTACTCGCGGCTGGTCACCCAGCCGGTCGTCGCGACGGTGATGTTCGTCGCCGGGTTCTACGGGCTGTACTTCGGCGGGCTGTTCGAGGCCGCGGCCGACAACCACGCCGCCCACGTGCTGATGAACCTGCACTTCCTGATGAGCGGCTACTTCTTCTACTGGGTGGTGATCGGCATCGACCCGTCACCGCGGCAGCTGCCGCAGCTGGGCAAACTCGCGATGGTGTTCGCGTCGCTGCCGCTGCACGCGTTCTTCGGCGTCGTGCTGATGGGGATGCAGACGGTGCTGGCCGAGCCGTTCTACCGGTCGCTGCAGCTGCCCTGGGACATCGACCTGCTCGACGACCAGAAGACCGGCGGCGGCATCGCCTGGGCCGCCGGTGAGTTCCCGCTGGTGCTGGTGATGGCCGCGCTGCTGATCCAGTGGCGGCGCAACGACGAGCGCACCGCCAAACGGCTCGACCGGGCCGCCGACCGCGACGAGGACGCGGATCTGGCCGCCTACAACGCGATGCTGGCCGAGCTGGCCCGCCGCGACGCGCAGGGCCGGCAGTAA